The Quercus lobata isolate SW786 chromosome 4, ValleyOak3.0 Primary Assembly, whole genome shotgun sequence genome segment TCAATACACATCAATTACTCTACCTCATGTAGAGAATGCAGATTCTGAAGCTATTGTGGTGAAGGGGATGATAAGTATGTCAGATGCCATTTTTgagagaatacaaaattttaggtTGTTAGCCTTCCACCACTCCAAAGCATCAAAGTCTAAGTCTAAATCATCCGAGCATAAAAAGACACAATTTTTCCAAGTACACATCCAAATCTGATTTTGCTGGTTGTATGTTATTAACATTTCTAACAAACTAATCAAACTCCATTCTACCTctaattttaaactttgaattatTGCCACCAATACTACTACTACTTTCAGTGGATTTAGATGCACTTTGTCCAGCATTGCTTGAAGTATAGTCCACAACATATTCATTATAACATTCATATAAGGAATCATGAACACGATCAATGTTTCTAGCTACTTCAAACCCTTGATAGATCTTTGGAAATGAAAAGTTTATCAAAGTCATTTTGAACCGAGGATCTAACACAACAGCTATGGCCATTACAATTACATTCACCCcaatatttgtcaaattttaaCTTCATCTTACATGTTATAGCACTAATGTAATCATTTTCATCAAGTGACTTCTCATTTAAAACTTCTTTTATCTTCCAAACCTCAGCAAGGAATATATTTGCAGTTAGATATTCACTTCCTGATATGACATTTGTGACTTCttcaaaaactaataaaaaattgcacACATATTCTGTCCTATCCCAATCTTCATTACTAGGTAGCCAATTATACCCCGCGTCTCTATCTTTGTACCTAGGGAACACCTCTCTAGACTCCAAGGTAGCAACTAACATTGCATATGTTGCATTCCAACTTGTGGGACAATCTAAAATCAACTTCTTGGACAGTAATTGCAATTGCTTTGCAATCTCACCAAATTTTGTAAGACGAGCTTCTGATGCAATTAGATACTTCACACTTTCACGAACATTTTCAATCACCGTTTCAATCTCACTCAACTCATCTTGTACCAACAAATTAATGATATATGCACAACAACGTACATGAAAGATCTTGCCACCCAACATAAGCTTCCTTTTGATAGCATCTTTCAAAATTCTTACAACTGCATCATTGTTGTTAGCATTGTCCAAGGTTATTGTACACACCTTGTTTTCAAGCCCCCAATCAAGCAAAGACTTAAAGATAGCATCAAAAATTACATCTCCGAAATGTGGAGGTGGTACatcacaaaaatttataattcgCTTTTGTAATTTCCAACTAGAGTCAACAAAATGACAGGTGAGCCACATATACCCAATTTTTTGTCCAGATTTCCAAAAATCTGCAATAAAGCTAACTCTATTGACACTACCAAGCataatcttcaattttttcttctccaacTCAAAAGTAGAAATGCAATCATTCCTTGCAGTATTGTGTGAAATTTTCTGGTAATATGGAGTAGCCGTTttcataaaaacattaaaaacctTCTGCTCCATCATATTAAAAGGGTATTCATGCACAAGAATCATATGTGAAGCCTTTTCCCTAACCTTGGCACGGTCATACTTAAAGTTTGCTATTGCCACCTCACTTTCCACCCCACCTTCATTTACAGCTAACTGTTTTTGCTTCTTATCAGCTAGTTTATGACTTAGACAACCTTTCAAGTACCTATGGTATTGTGTTGTTGCACCATTATTACTGTAGGCAAGTCTTTGAAGGCAGTGAATACATTGAACCTTTTTTGTTCCATCAGGAAgaataatttcattaaagttATTCCAACTCACAGAagtccttttccttttcttttgttcaaatggatttttttcaagtttgacataattatttttttatagattctTCATTCTCATCAATATTAATTACTGCATCTAGATTTTCAATAGCAGGAGCATCCATTTGTTGACTCTCCACTTCataaatctaaataaattaaca includes the following:
- the LOC115985458 gene encoding zinc finger BED domain-containing protein RICESLEEPER 1-like, which produces MALYEDDFKAIYEVESQQMDAPAIENLDAVQCIHCLQRLAYSNNGATTQYHRYLKGCLSHKLADKKQKQLAVNEGGVESEVAIANFKYDRAKVREKASHMILVHEYPFNMMEQKVFNVFMKTATPYYQKISHNTARNDCISTFELEKKKLKIMLGSVNRVSFIADFWKSGQKIGYMWLTCHFVDSSWKLQKRIINFCDVPPPHFGDVIFDAIFKSLLDWGLENKVCTITLDNANNNDAVVRILKDAIKRKLMLGGKIFHVRCCAYIINLLVQDELSEIETVIENVRESVKYLIASEARLTKFGEIAKQLQLLSKKLILDCPTSWNATYAMLVATLESREVFPRYKDRDAGYNWLPSNEDWDRTEYVCNFLLVFEEVTNVISGSEYLTANIFLAEVWKIKEVLNEKSLDENDYISAITCKMKLKFDKYWGEWFEVARNIDRVHDSLYECYNEYVVDYTSSNAGQSASKSTESSSSIGGNNSKFKIRGRMEFD